From Haemorhous mexicanus isolate bHaeMex1 chromosome 2, bHaeMex1.pri, whole genome shotgun sequence, the proteins below share one genomic window:
- the CLDN34 gene encoding claudin-34, with the protein MNSLVSTSHLQLAAFALGTIGWILCTVSMGIVEWRVWHVDNTTVISSGIAWVGIWKVCFISYLYVSPGYREQFCHKFSGYDSFIPSEIYAAQGLLLIAMFMGLLGLAATIFALRNVYMGVTHKPLIAPFFLVGGFFYIFAGLCVLIPVSWNFYSITHNQSIAFPPSYYMPSSPAAQEAGAAIPVGIVAVILLLLSGTFSLSYRFPMTANTITKS; encoded by the coding sequence ATGAATTCCCTGGTCAGCACCTCACACCTCCAGCTTGCTGCCTTTGCTCTGGGCACCATAGGCTGGATCCTGTGCACCGTTTCAATGGGAATTGTGGAATGGAGAGTGTGGCATGTGGACAACACCACTGTCATCTCCTCTGGCATTGCCTGGGTGGGGATTTGGAAGGTCTGCTTCATCAGTTACCTTTACGTCTCACCTGGCTACAGAGAACAGTTTTGCCATAAATTCAGTGGCTATGACTCCTTCATCCCCAGTGAAATTTACGCTGCTCAGGGTCTCCTGTTGATTGCCATGTTCATGGGCTTGCTGGGACTGGCTGCTACAATATTTGCTCTTAGAAATGTGTATATGGGAGTCACTCACAAACCTCTCATAGCCCCGTTCTTCCTGGTGGGTGGCTTCTTCTACATATTTGCTGGTCTGTGTGTCCTGATTCCCGTTAGCTGGAATTTCTATTCTATAACTCACAACCAGAGCAtagcttttcctccttcttaCTACATGCCCTCCagtccagcagcacaggaagctGGTGCTGCCATTCCTGTTGGGATTGTGGCTGTCATCCTCCTGCTACTAAGTGGGACATTTTCTCTCTCATACAGATTTCCCATGACTGCAAATACTATCACGAAATCCTGA